From Cellulomonas oligotrophica, a single genomic window includes:
- the map gene encoding type I methionyl aminopeptidase — MPPVHASRAALSPGRVSPRRPVPAAIARPEYVDRPAPAPWRGSDVLDPEMVGRVRVAARIAAQALEEVGRHVRPGVTTDELDAIGHDFLVAHGAYPSTLGYRGFPKSLCTSLNEVVCHGIPDSTVVEDGDIVNVDVTAYVDGVHGDNNATFLAGDVDEETRLLVERTREALERGIRAVRPGREINVVGRVIEKYAARFGYGVVRDFTGHGVGPAFHTGLVVPHYDAAPDHATVIEPGMVFTIEPMLNLGTADWEMWDDGWTVVTADRRRSAQFEHTLLVTDTGAEVLTLP; from the coding sequence ATGCCGCCGGTCCACGCGTCGCGCGCCGCCCTGTCCCCCGGGCGCGTCAGCCCTCGCCGTCCCGTCCCCGCCGCGATCGCGCGGCCCGAGTACGTCGACCGGCCCGCGCCGGCGCCGTGGCGCGGGTCCGACGTGCTGGACCCCGAGATGGTCGGGCGCGTGCGGGTCGCCGCGCGGATCGCCGCGCAGGCCCTCGAGGAGGTCGGCCGCCACGTGCGTCCGGGCGTCACGACGGACGAGCTCGACGCGATCGGCCACGACTTCCTCGTCGCGCACGGCGCGTACCCTTCGACGCTGGGCTACCGCGGCTTCCCCAAGTCGCTGTGCACGTCGCTCAACGAGGTGGTCTGCCACGGCATCCCCGACTCGACGGTCGTCGAGGACGGCGACATCGTGAACGTCGACGTCACCGCGTACGTCGACGGCGTGCACGGCGACAACAACGCCACGTTCCTCGCCGGTGACGTCGACGAGGAGACGCGCCTGCTCGTCGAGCGCACGCGCGAGGCCCTGGAGCGCGGCATCAGGGCCGTGCGGCCCGGGCGCGAGATCAACGTCGTCGGCCGGGTCATCGAGAAGTACGCGGCCCGGTTCGGCTACGGCGTGGTCCGCGACTTCACCGGCCACGGCGTCGGGCCCGCGTTCCACACCGGGCTGGTCGTGCCGCACTACGACGCGGCCCCCGACCACGCCACGGTCATCGAGCCCGGCATGGTCTTCACGATCGAGCCCATGCTCAACCTCGGCACGGCGGACTGGGAGATGTGGGACGACGGCTGGACCGTCGTGACCGCCGACCGGCGCCGCAGCGCCCAGTTCGAGCACACCCTGCTCGTCACCGACACCGGCGCGGAGGTCCTGACGCTCCCATGA
- a CDS encoding VOC family protein, translated as MHLIVSQLSIDAADPTALARWWSRVLGWTVTDEEGDGEEVELAPADGSATGWLFLRVPDERRVKNRLHPDLRPPDGSDQATELVRLLELGATPVDVGQQDVTWHVLADPEGNEFCLLRSTPADLARAQAGPGEQPTG; from the coding sequence ATGCACCTGATCGTGTCCCAGCTGTCGATCGACGCCGCCGACCCGACCGCCCTGGCCCGCTGGTGGTCGCGGGTCCTCGGGTGGACGGTCACGGACGAGGAGGGTGACGGCGAGGAGGTCGAGCTCGCGCCCGCCGACGGCTCCGCGACGGGATGGCTGTTCCTGCGCGTGCCCGACGAGCGACGCGTCAAGAACCGCCTGCACCCGGACCTGCGCCCGCCCGACGGCTCGGACCAGGCGACCGAGCTCGTCCGGCTCCTCGAGCTCGGTGCGACCCCGGTGGACGTCGGCCAGCAGGACGTCACGTGGCACGTCCTGGCCGACCCCGAGGGCAACGAGTTCTGCCTGCTGCGCAGCACCCCCGCCGACCTCGCCCGGGCGCAGGCGGGCCCGGGCGAGCAGCCGACCGGCTGA
- the panB gene encoding 3-methyl-2-oxobutanoate hydroxymethyltransferase: protein MTEPTPRPTRVRVHHLQAAKDRGEKLAMLTAYDAVTARIFDDAGVDMLLVGDSVGNTMLGFGTTLPVTLDHLVVAARAVAGAARRAFVVADLPFGSYEAGPEQALASGVRMMKETGVSAVKIEGGVRVAAQIRALTDAGIPVVAHLGYTPQSEHLLGGPRVQGRGDAADVLQQDAVAVVEAGAVAVVLEMVPAPLAARVTEVVRVPTIGIGAGEGCDGQVLVWVDMAGMTDWSPRFAKRFGEVGAALSSAARAYVDEVRAGTFPDAEHRFDA, encoded by the coding sequence ATGACCGAGCCGACCCCCCGCCCGACGCGCGTGCGCGTGCACCACCTGCAGGCGGCCAAGGACCGCGGCGAGAAGCTCGCGATGCTCACGGCGTACGACGCCGTGACGGCGCGGATCTTCGACGACGCCGGTGTCGACATGCTGCTGGTGGGCGACTCGGTGGGCAACACGATGCTCGGGTTCGGCACGACCCTGCCGGTCACGCTGGACCACCTCGTCGTGGCCGCACGGGCGGTGGCGGGCGCGGCACGTCGGGCGTTCGTCGTGGCGGACCTGCCGTTCGGCAGCTACGAGGCCGGCCCCGAGCAGGCCCTCGCGTCGGGCGTGCGGATGATGAAGGAGACCGGCGTCTCGGCCGTGAAGATCGAGGGCGGCGTGCGCGTGGCCGCCCAGATCCGCGCCCTGACCGACGCGGGCATCCCCGTCGTGGCGCACCTGGGCTACACCCCGCAGTCCGAGCACCTGCTCGGCGGGCCCCGCGTGCAGGGCCGCGGCGACGCCGCCGACGTGCTGCAGCAGGACGCCGTCGCCGTCGTCGAGGCGGGCGCCGTGGCCGTCGTGCTGGAGATGGTGCCCGCCCCGCTCGCCGCCCGCGTCACCGAGGTGGTGCGCGTGCCGACCATCGGGATCGGAGCGGGGGAGGGCTGCGACGGCCAGGTGCTCGTGTGGGTCGACATGGCGGGCATGACGGACTGGTCGCCACGCTTCGCCAAGCGCTTCGGCGAGGTCGGCGCGGCGCTGTCCTCCGCGGCGCGCGCGTACGTCGACGAGGTCCGCGCCGGCACCTTCCCCGACGCCGAGCACCGCTTCGACGCCTGA
- a CDS encoding glutamine synthetase family protein, translated as MDRQQEFVLRTVEERDIRFIRLWFTDVLGMLKSVAVAPAELESAFAEGIGFDGSAIEGLTRVYEADMIAKPDPSTFQVLPWRGERHGTARMFCDLLTPDGEPSLADSRYVLKRALHRASDRGFTFYTHPEVEFYLFDAPADPERPLVPVDQGGYFDHVPRGTAHDFRRAAITMLESMGISVEFSHHEAGPGQNEIDLRYADALTTADNIMTFRTVVKEVALEQGVFASFMPKPLADQPGSGMHTHVSLFEGDRNAFYEAGAEYQLSKVGRHFIAGLLRHAAEITAVTNQFVNSYKRLWGGSEAPSFICWGHNNRSALVRVPMYKPGKGNSSRIEYRGVDSATNPYLAFALMLAAGLKGVEEGYELPEGADDDVWELTDAERRALGIEPLPTSLEAAITVMERSELVAETLGEHVFDYFLRNKRQEWEEYRAQVTPYELRRFLPLV; from the coding sequence ATGGACAGGCAGCAGGAGTTCGTCCTCCGCACCGTCGAGGAGCGGGACATCCGCTTCATCCGTCTGTGGTTCACCGACGTGCTGGGGATGCTCAAGTCGGTCGCCGTCGCGCCCGCCGAGCTCGAGTCGGCGTTCGCGGAGGGGATCGGCTTCGACGGCAGCGCGATCGAGGGCCTCACACGCGTGTACGAGGCCGACATGATCGCCAAGCCCGACCCCTCGACGTTCCAGGTGCTCCCGTGGCGCGGCGAGCGGCACGGGACGGCGCGCATGTTCTGCGACCTGCTGACGCCCGACGGCGAGCCGTCGCTCGCGGACTCGCGGTACGTGCTCAAGCGCGCGCTGCACCGCGCCAGCGACCGCGGCTTCACCTTCTACACCCACCCCGAGGTCGAGTTCTACCTCTTCGACGCCCCGGCCGACCCCGAGCGCCCCCTGGTGCCGGTCGACCAGGGCGGGTACTTCGACCACGTCCCGCGCGGCACCGCGCACGACTTCCGGCGTGCGGCGATCACCATGCTGGAGTCCATGGGCATCTCGGTGGAGTTCTCCCACCACGAGGCCGGCCCGGGCCAGAACGAGATCGACCTGCGCTACGCCGACGCCCTGACGACCGCGGACAACATCATGACGTTCCGCACCGTCGTCAAGGAGGTCGCGCTCGAGCAGGGCGTGTTCGCGTCCTTCATGCCCAAGCCCCTGGCCGACCAGCCGGGCTCGGGCATGCACACGCACGTGTCGCTGTTCGAGGGCGACCGCAACGCGTTCTACGAGGCCGGTGCCGAGTACCAGCTGTCCAAGGTCGGGCGGCACTTCATCGCCGGCCTGCTGCGCCACGCGGCCGAGATCACCGCCGTCACGAATCAGTTCGTGAACTCCTACAAGCGGCTGTGGGGCGGGTCCGAGGCCCCCAGCTTCATCTGCTGGGGCCACAACAACCGGTCCGCGCTCGTGCGCGTGCCCATGTACAAGCCCGGCAAGGGCAACTCCAGCCGCATCGAGTACCGCGGCGTCGACTCCGCGACCAACCCCTACCTGGCGTTCGCGCTCATGCTCGCCGCCGGGCTCAAGGGCGTCGAGGAGGGCTACGAGCTGCCCGAGGGTGCCGACGACGACGTGTGGGAGCTCACCGACGCCGAGCGCCGCGCGCTCGGGATCGAGCCGCTGCCGACGTCTCTCGAGGCGGCCATCACGGTGATGGAGCGGTCCGAGCTCGTCGCCGAGACCCTCGGAGAGCACGTCTTCGACTACTTCCTGCGCAACAAGCGGCAGGAGTGGGAGGAGTACCGGGCCCAGGTCACGCCGTACGAGCTGCGGCGGTTCCTCCCCCTGGTGTGA
- a CDS encoding fatty acid desaturase family protein: MTLAPTPTRPRPRQEAATGSYHELAAAVREAGLLERTPRFYVGLLTGLGAALAALLTALVVIGPSWWQLLVAAGLGVVLTQVAFVSHEASHRQVLRTGPANDRLGRVLANAVVGISHSWWTTKHNRHHANPNRRGKDPDIERDTISFLPEDAAQQSGFMGALTRRQGWLFFPLLTLEGLNLHVVSIRSALASAPSRARTTELVLMAVRLVGYVALVVWQLPLGMAAAFLGVQLAVFGVYMGASFAPNHKGMAIIPAESRLDFLSKQVLTSRNISGGRWVTALMGGLDAQIEHHLFPSMPRPHLARARELVREHCARVGMPYTQTTLVESYRRVVEYLNEVGLQARDPFDCPMVARYRA, encoded by the coding sequence GTGACGCTCGCCCCTACCCCGACGCGACCGCGCCCCCGTCAGGAGGCCGCGACCGGCAGCTACCACGAGCTGGCTGCCGCCGTCCGGGAGGCGGGCCTCCTCGAGCGCACGCCGCGCTTCTACGTGGGGCTGCTCACGGGTCTGGGTGCCGCGCTCGCCGCGCTCCTCACCGCGCTCGTCGTCATCGGCCCGTCGTGGTGGCAGCTGCTCGTCGCCGCCGGGCTGGGCGTCGTGCTCACGCAGGTCGCGTTCGTCTCGCACGAGGCGTCGCACCGCCAGGTCCTGCGCACCGGACCGGCCAACGACCGGCTCGGGCGGGTCCTGGCCAACGCGGTCGTCGGGATCAGCCACAGCTGGTGGACCACGAAGCACAACCGTCACCACGCGAACCCGAACCGCCGCGGCAAGGACCCGGACATCGAGCGGGACACGATCTCGTTCCTGCCCGAGGACGCCGCGCAGCAGAGCGGGTTCATGGGTGCCCTCACCCGCCGCCAGGGGTGGCTGTTCTTCCCCCTCCTGACGCTCGAGGGCCTCAACCTGCACGTGGTGTCGATCCGCTCGGCGCTCGCGTCCGCCCCCAGCCGCGCCCGCACCACCGAGCTGGTGCTCATGGCCGTCCGCCTCGTCGGGTACGTCGCCCTCGTCGTGTGGCAGCTCCCGCTCGGCATGGCCGCCGCGTTCCTCGGCGTGCAGCTCGCGGTGTTCGGCGTCTACATGGGCGCGTCGTTCGCCCCGAACCACAAGGGCATGGCGATCATCCCGGCCGAGAGCCGGCTGGACTTCCTGTCCAAGCAGGTGCTGACGTCGCGCAACATCTCCGGCGGCCGCTGGGTCACCGCGCTCATGGGCGGCCTCGACGCGCAGATCGAGCACCACCTGTTCCCCTCCATGCCCCGCCCGCACCTGGCCCGCGCCCGCGAGCTGGTCCGCGAGCACTGCGCGCGCGTCGGCATGCCGTACACGCAGACGACGCTGGTCGAGTCGTACCGCCGCGTCGTGGAGTACCTCAACGAGGTCGGCCTGCAGGCCCGCGACCCGTTCGACTGCCCGATGGTCGCGCGCTACCGCGCCTGA
- a CDS encoding SPOR domain-containing protein yields the protein MAEEYWFNTRTHEVETGRRSDWSQVMGPYATREEAERALETARRRTERWDAQDAADD from the coding sequence GTGGCTGAGGAGTACTGGTTCAACACCCGCACGCACGAGGTCGAGACCGGCCGGCGCAGCGACTGGAGCCAGGTCATGGGCCCCTACGCGACGCGGGAGGAGGCCGAGCGGGCGCTGGAGACCGCGCGCCGGCGCACCGAGCGCTGGGACGCGCAGGACGCCGCCGACGACTGA
- the ppgK gene encoding polyphosphate--glucose phosphotransferase, which produces MSKHQPHHTTAFGIDIGGSGIKGAPVDLRTGEFAADRLRIPTPQPATPAAVAQTVAEVVDSFDLDKHVPIGVTFPAVILHGVAQSAANVDKSWIGTDVEKAVGGATGRKVFAVNDADAAGYAEVEYGAAQDVDGVVLVVTLGTGIGTCLVVDGVLVPNTELGHLEIDGHDAETRASEAVRDREDLSWEQWAQRLQRYFTVVENLLWPDLIVVGGGVSKKHAEFLPLLDLRTPIVPARLRNAAGIVGAARLAADRAH; this is translated from the coding sequence ATGAGCAAGCACCAGCCCCACCACACGACCGCCTTCGGCATCGACATCGGCGGCTCCGGCATCAAGGGCGCCCCCGTCGACCTGAGGACCGGGGAGTTCGCGGCCGACCGGCTGCGGATCCCGACCCCGCAGCCGGCGACGCCCGCGGCCGTCGCGCAGACCGTCGCCGAGGTGGTCGACTCGTTCGACCTCGACAAGCACGTCCCGATCGGGGTGACGTTCCCCGCGGTGATCCTGCACGGCGTGGCGCAGTCCGCCGCGAACGTCGACAAGAGCTGGATCGGCACCGACGTCGAGAAGGCCGTCGGCGGGGCGACCGGCCGCAAGGTCTTCGCCGTCAACGACGCCGACGCCGCCGGGTACGCCGAGGTCGAGTACGGCGCGGCGCAGGACGTCGACGGCGTCGTCCTCGTCGTGACGCTCGGCACCGGCATCGGCACCTGCCTCGTCGTCGACGGCGTGCTCGTGCCCAACACCGAGCTCGGGCACCTCGAGATCGACGGGCACGACGCCGAGACCCGCGCGTCGGAGGCCGTCCGCGACCGCGAGGACCTCAGCTGGGAGCAGTGGGCGCAGCGGCTGCAGCGGTACTTCACGGTCGTGGAGAACCTGCTGTGGCCCGACCTGATCGTCGTCGGCGGCGGCGTGAGCAAGAAGCACGCGGAGTTCCTGCCGCTGCTCGACCTGCGCACGCCGATCGTCCCCGCCCGGCTGCGGAACGCGGCGGGGATCGTCGGCGCGGCCCGGCTGGCCGCCGACCGCGCGCACTGA